GCAGGGCGGAGAGCTCGTCGGCGCGGCGGGCGGCAGTGATGCCGACGGTCCAGCCGGCGAGCGGGCCGGAGTCGGTGGCCTCGGGTGCGTCGGGCTGAGGCGCGTGGCGTCGGGTCGGGTCGGCCATGCGGAGTCGTCCTTTGGTGCGCCGCCCCTGGTGTCCTGGCTGGGGACGGGGCGGGCGGGCGGGTGGGTGATCAATCGTGGCCGGTCGTGGTGTCACCCCCGGGTCGCTCCGATTACCGGCGTGTTTCGGCAGGTAGGGGCGGCCCGGGGGTGGTGACGGAGGATCAGACCTGGGCGAGGGCGGGGGTGCCCGCGCTCTGGGTGGCCCCGGAGGGGCGGCGCAGGTAGACCGCCCAGGTGAGGACGGAGCAGACCGCGTAGGCGGCGAGGAAGGACACGAAGGCGGGGGTGCCGCTCTTGGCGACCAGGAAGGACTGCCGGAAGGCGAGGTTGATGAAGAGTCCGCCGAGGGCTCCGACGGCGCCGATCACGCCGATCGCGGCGCCGGACATCTTGCGGGACCAGGCGGCGGCGTCCTCGGCGCTGTCGCCGGCGGCGATCCGGTCCTGCGCCTTGGCGTCGAAGATGCCGGGGATCATCTTGTAGGTGGAGCCGTTGCCGAGGCCGGCGAGCGCGAACAGGGCGACGAAGCCGCAGAGGAAGACCGGCAGCGAGCGGATCGACGAGGCGTAGGTGACCACGCCGGCCGCCGCCGCCATCGCGGCGAAGTTGAACAGCGTGATCCGGGCGCCGCCGAACCGGTCGGCGAGCCTGCCGCCCAGGGGGCGGATCACCGAGCCGAGCAGCGGGCCGAGGAAGGTGAGCTGGGCGGCCTGCAGCGGGGTGCGGCCGAACTGGTTCTGCAGCACCAGGCCGAACGCGAAGGAGAAGCCGATGAAGGAACCGAAGGTGCCGATGTACAGCACCGACATCAGCCAGGTGTGCTTCTCCCTGACGATGGCGGCGATCGAGCCGGTGTCGGCCCTCATCGGGGCCAGGTTGTCCATGAACAGCGCGGCGCACAGTGCGGCGACCACGATGAGCGGCAGGTAGATGCCGAGCACCAGGCGGGGGTGTCCGGCCCCGGCCCAGGCGATCACGCCCAGCGAGACCAGCTGGATCACCGGCACGCCGATGTTGCCGCCGCCGGCGTTCAGGCCGAGCGCCCAGCCCTTGTGGCGGGCCGGGTAGAAGGCGTTGATGTTGGTCATCGAGGAGGCGAAGTTGCCCCCGCCCAGGCCGGTGAGCGCCGCGACCAGCATGAAGGTGGTGTAGGAGGTGCCCGGGTGCATCACGTACGCGGCGGTCAGGGTGGGCAGGAGCAGCAGCAGCGCGGAGACGATCGTCCAGTTCCGGCCGCCGAACCGGGCCACCGCCACGGTGTACGGGACCCGGACGAAGGCGCCGACCAGGGTAGGCATGGCGACCAGGAAGAACTTCCCGGCCGGGTCGATGCCGTAGGCCTTGCCCATGAACAGGACCATCACCGACCAGAGGCTCCAGATGGAGAAGCCGATGTGTTCGGAGAGCACCGAGAAGGCGAGGTTGCGCCGGGCGACCCGGCGGCCGGTAGTCTCCCAGAATGCGGTGTCCTCCGGGTCCCAGTGCTGAATCCAGCGGCCGCCCGTCCTGCTGTGCGTGGTGGTGCCGTCCATGGGCTTGCTCCTTCGAGTGCCGTTGCCCTGTGGTGTCGACGCTAGGAGGCCACGATTTCGGGTTCGTTGTGCGGTGTGAAGGGTGCGGAACCGTCCTCTCACCCGGCGGCGGGCGGGCGTGTGAGGCTCCCGGAACGCACGAGAGCCGCCCTCCGGGACGGAGGACGGCTCTGCGATGCACATGGGGTGGTGGAGATGCCGGGAATCGAACCCGGGTCCAGTGAAGTGGATTCAGGACTTCTCCGAGCGCAGTCCGCTGTGAGTTTCTCGGCCCTGGCGGTCACGCGGACAAGCCGCCAACAGGCCCAGCCACTGTTTGATTTCCCCGCCACCCCCGCGGCCGGGGTGGAGGGTTGAGTTCCCTAAATTATGCCAGGATCCGGGTCGGGAACGCCCCGGGCTGACACCCATTCACTTTCGCAGATCAGGCTGCGAGAGCGAACTGCTGGGAATCGCGCTTAGAGTTGGCGATTATTTTTTTGCGACAGATGGTTAACGAGATCATTGCCGCGTTCCTCGGCTCGCTTCTCCTGTTTCGACTTTCACTGTCGAAACCGATCATCCCCATGTTGATTTGACAAACAGCTCCGGGAGGGCGGGCCCTCCCGGCGGTGCGTTGCCATAGTACTCACCCCGCGCGTCAAGGGTCCAGCGCATTAACGCCCGGTCAACCGGTGGCTCCGGGCAGACCGGTCCGCTGGGCCAGCCAGGGCAGCGCCTGCTTGAACGCGAAGGTGCCGAACTGCCAGTCGTGCTTGCCGGGGTGGACCTCCAGCTTGGTGTCCAGTCCGGCGGCGCGGGCGGCCTTGTCGAGCGCCTGGGCGTCGGAGAGGTGCTTGCCGGTCTCCTGGTCGCCCACCAGGAAGTAGCCGCCGGAGTTGCGGTAGGCGTCCTTCTTCGCCCTGCCGAGCACGGTGGCCGGGTCGTGCGCCTCCCAGGCGGCCAGGTCACCGCCGTACAGCTGGTCGACGGTGGCCTGCTTGCCGCCCAGGTTGGGTCCGGCGTCGCCGGAGATGTCGACGAAGTGGCCGAACACCTCCGGGTGCACCACGGCCAGGTCCACCGCGCAGGTGCCGCCCATCGACCAGCCCACCACCGCCCAGGAGCGCGGTCCGGTGGCCGCGTTGAAGGTCCTGGCGATGTACGGCGGAATGTCCTTGACCAGGTGATCCTCGGCCTTTCCGGGCTTTCCGTTGACGCACTCGGTGTCGGTCTTGAAGTTCCCGGTGGCGTCCACCATCACCAGGATCGGGGCGTAGCCGTTGTGCGCGGCGGCGTACGCGTCGGCGGTCTTGATCGCCTCGCCGGCCCTGATCCAGTTGTCGGGCGCGGCGAACTGGCCGCCGATCATCTCGACCACCGGCAGCTTGGGCCTGATCTTGCTGCGGAACCAGGCCGGCGGCAGGTAGACCAGCTCGCGGCGGTGCTTGAAGCCGCTCGGCTCGGCCGGGATCTCGACCGCCACCACCCGGCCCGCGGTGGTCCGGCCGACGGTGGTGAGGGCCTCGTCCAGGCCCATCTGCTGCGGCACCGGGGCGTTCGACAGGTCACCGACCGCGGCGTCCACGTCGGGGTAGTAACCGGTCGAGATGTTCAGCGAGTTGGCGGCGCACAGCAGCGACAGCACGACCGCCAGCGGGACCGCGGCCAGGTTCCACCAGCTGGACTGCCGCACACCGGCGGCCAGGCCGCCCAGGCCCAGCAGCGCGCAGCACAGCCAGAACCACAGGCCGGCCGGCAGCGGTTCGTCGATGCCCCCGAACAGGGCCACCAGCAGGGCGATCAGCGCGGTGCCCGCGAGGGCGCCGCCGACCACCCAGGGCAGCCTGCGACGGAGCCAGAACGGGCTGACTCTGGACAGTGCCGTCGCGACCGCCGCCACGGCCAGTATTCGCAGGGTCCACGGCAGCCAGCCACTCAGCAGTGAGATGTCCACCCGCAGATGGTACGGAAGCGTCCGGAGTGCGTACGCAACTGGGGTGCCCCGCGAACCGCTTGACGGCGCTTCAGCCCTGGCGGCGGCGGGCGGCGGCGACCGCGCGGGCGGACTCCAGCCGGTCCTGGCGCTCGCGCAGGGTCTGCCGCTTGTCGTACAGCTTCTTGCCGACGGCCAGCGCGAGTTCGAGCTTGGCGCGGCCGTCCTTGAAGTACAGCGACAGCGGGACCAGCGTGTGGCCGGTCTCCTTGGCCTTGGACTCGATCTTGCGGATCTCCATCTTGTGCAGCAGCAGCTTGCGCTTGCGGCGCGCCGAGTGGTTGGTCCAGGTGCCCTGGGCGTACTCGGGGATGAAGACGTTGTCGATCCAGGCCTCGCCGCCCTGGATGTACGCGTAGCCGTCGACCAGGTTGGCCCGGCCCTCGCGGAGCGACTTGACCTCGGTTCCGGTGAGCACCATGCCGCACTCGTAGGTGTCGAGGATGGTGTACTCGTGCCGCGCCTTCTTGTTCTGCGCGACCAGCTTCTTGCCCGTTTCCTTTGCCATAGCCCGGCCATTCTCGCACCTCGGCGCGGGCATCGGCAGCCCCTTTACGGCGCGGCGGCGCCCGCGGGGGCCGCGGTGGTGCCGGGAGTGGCCCCGTCGGGGCCGCCGATGCCGTCCAGCACCTTGAGGGCGAGCGCCGCGGGGTCCTCGCCGGCGGCGGGCACGTCGGGCTGGACGCCGGTGCCGTCCGGGGAGCGGCCGGCCGGGGTCTGGTAGCGGCCCACGGTGAGTTCCAGCACCGAGCCGTCGGCGAGCCGGCTGGGCTGCTGGACGGTGCCCTTGCCGAAGGTCCGCCCGCCCACCAGGACGGCCCGGCTGCGGTCCTGCAGGGCGCCGGCCAGCAGCTCGGCGGCGCTCATGGTGCCGCCGTCGACCAGCACCACCAGCGGCACGGCGGTGTCGCCGCCCGCGGCGGCGGCCAGTTCGCGCCGCTCGCCGTGCGCCTGGTAGCTGGCCACCGGGCCGCCGTCGAGGAACACCGAGGCGGTGGCGACGGCCTCCTCGACCAGTCCGCCGGAGTTGCCGCGCAGGTCGAGGACGACGCCGCGGGCGCCGGCCGCGGCGGCCCGGACCTGCTCGCCGACGCCCTCGGTGAAGGCGTGCACGGCGATCCGCACCACCCCGGGGTGCGGGCGCTCGACCTCGACCTCGCGGGCGGCCAGCTCGGCCCTGGCCAGGGTCAGTTCGCGCACCGGGCCGGGCCCGGCGGCCACCGCCAGGGCGACCGTGCTGCCGGCCGGGCCGCCGCGCAGCCGGGAGACCAGCTCGGTCACCGGCAGCTGCTCGGCGGGCACCCCGTCGACGGTCACCAGCCGGTCGCCGGCCGCGATGCCGGCCCGGTCGGCGGGCGAGCCGGGCTGCACCTCGGCGACCTCGGTGGGGCCGCCGGCCGCCCGGTCCACGGTCAGGCCGACGCCCGCGTACCGGCCGCCGGTGAGGTCGGCGTACTGCTGCGGGCTGAGGTAGGCCGCCCAGCGGTCGCCGCTGGCCCCGACCAGCTGCCGGGCCTCCTGCGGGCTCAGGTCCGCCCCGGAGAGGTCGGGGGCGGGCGTGGCGGCGTCCGACGACGAAGGGGCCCGGAGAGAGCGGACCGGCTCTCCCCAGGCCCCGGAAGCGGCTCCGGCGAACAGCACCGCGCCGAACACCAGCCCGAGCGTCATCCCCTGGCGTACTCGCGGCGCTGTCGGCATGCCAGCGAGTCTAGGCCGGGCGGCCCGCCGCCCGGTAGCACCGACGGTCCGTCAGACCTTCAGGTACTTGCGGAGGGTGAAGAACGCGGCGATGCCGGCCATCACCATGCCGACCACGACCAGCAGCGGAATGACCGCCAGCACCGAGGACAGGCCGATGAAGTGGATGAACGCCACCTTCTTCTGCAGCCACTCCTGGACGAAGAAGTGGCCGCCCAGCAGCAGCAGCGAGGCCAGGGCCGCGCCGAGCAGCGCGGCGAACGCGGCCTCCGCGATGAACGGCATCTGCACGTAGAAGTTGGAGGCGCCGACCAGTCTCATGATGCCGGTCTCGCGGCGGCGGCTGAACGCGGACACCCGGACGGTGTTGACGATCAGCAGCAGGGCCACGAACAGCATCAGCACCATGATCACGAAGGCCGCGGTCTGCAGTCCTCGGAGCAGGCCGAACAGGTTCTCCAGGATCTTCCGCTGGTCCTCGACCGATTTGACGCCCGGTTTGCCCGCGAAGGCGCTGGCGATCACGTCGAACCGGGTCGGGTCGCTGAGCTTCACCCGCCAGGACTGCGGCATCGCGTCCGGGCCGACCGCCGCCAGCAGCGGGTTGTCCGGGTTGCTCTCCTTGAAGTGCTGGTACGCCTCGACCGAGGTTTCGAAGGTCGAGGTCTGCACCAGCGGCGACATCTTGTCGAGGTCGCCCTTGACCTGCTGGATCTGGTCGTCGGTCGCTGCACCGGCCGCGCACTGCGGCGAGTCGTGGTCCGACTTGGTGCAGAAGTAGATGCTGACCTCGACCTTGTCGTACCAGTAGTCCTTCATGGAGTTGACCTGGTCGCGGACCAGCAGCGAAGCACCGGCGAGGGCGAGCGACAGCGCGACACTGACGACGACCGCGATGGTCATGGTCAGGTTGCGGCGGAGACCGATGCCGATCTCCGACAGAACGAACTGGGCGCGCATGCTTCCTCTTCTAGCTCTGGTATCCGTAGACGCCGCGGGCCTGGTCACGGACCAGCAGGCCCTTGTCGAGCTCGATGACGCGCTTGCGCATCTGGTCGACGATGGCCTGGTCGTGGGTCGCCATCAGCACGGTGGTGCCGGTCCGGTTGATGCGGTCGAGCAGCTTCATGATGCCGACCGAGTTCTGCGGGTCGAGGTTGCCGGTGGGCTCGTCGGCGATCAGCAGCATCGGCCGGTTCACGAA
The DNA window shown above is from Streptomyces sp. TLI_171 and carries:
- the ftsX gene encoding permease-like cell division protein FtsX gives rise to the protein MRAQFVLSEIGIGLRRNLTMTIAVVVSVALSLALAGASLLVRDQVNSMKDYWYDKVEVSIYFCTKSDHDSPQCAAGAATDDQIQQVKGDLDKMSPLVQTSTFETSVEAYQHFKESNPDNPLLAAVGPDAMPQSWRVKLSDPTRFDVIASAFAGKPGVKSVEDQRKILENLFGLLRGLQTAAFVIMVLMLFVALLLIVNTVRVSAFSRRRETGIMRLVGASNFYVQMPFIAEAAFAALLGAALASLLLLGGHFFVQEWLQKKVAFIHFIGLSSVLAVIPLLVVVGMVMAGIAAFFTLRKYLKV
- a CDS encoding NarK/NasA family nitrate transporter encodes the protein MDGTTTHSRTGGRWIQHWDPEDTAFWETTGRRVARRNLAFSVLSEHIGFSIWSLWSVMVLFMGKAYGIDPAGKFFLVAMPTLVGAFVRVPYTVAVARFGGRNWTIVSALLLLLPTLTAAYVMHPGTSYTTFMLVAALTGLGGGNFASSMTNINAFYPARHKGWALGLNAGGGNIGVPVIQLVSLGVIAWAGAGHPRLVLGIYLPLIVVAALCAALFMDNLAPMRADTGSIAAIVREKHTWLMSVLYIGTFGSFIGFSFAFGLVLQNQFGRTPLQAAQLTFLGPLLGSVIRPLGGRLADRFGGARITLFNFAAMAAAAGVVTYASSIRSLPVFLCGFVALFALAGLGNGSTYKMIPGIFDAKAQDRIAAGDSAEDAAAWSRKMSGAAIGVIGAVGALGGLFINLAFRQSFLVAKSGTPAFVSFLAAYAVCSVLTWAVYLRRPSGATQSAGTPALAQV
- a CDS encoding S41 family peptidase, with product MPTAPRVRQGMTLGLVFGAVLFAGAASGAWGEPVRSLRAPSSSDAATPAPDLSGADLSPQEARQLVGASGDRWAAYLSPQQYADLTGGRYAGVGLTVDRAAGGPTEVAEVQPGSPADRAGIAAGDRLVTVDGVPAEQLPVTELVSRLRGGPAGSTVALAVAAGPGPVRELTLARAELAAREVEVERPHPGVVRIAVHAFTEGVGEQVRAAAAGARGVVLDLRGNSGGLVEEAVATASVFLDGGPVASYQAHGERRELAAAAGGDTAVPLVVLVDGGTMSAAELLAGALQDRSRAVLVGGRTFGKGTVQQPSRLADGSVLELTVGRYQTPAGRSPDGTGVQPDVPAAGEDPAALALKVLDGIGGPDGATPGTTAAPAGAAAP
- a CDS encoding alpha/beta hydrolase family protein; its protein translation is MDISLLSGWLPWTLRILAVAAVATALSRVSPFWLRRRLPWVVGGALAGTALIALLVALFGGIDEPLPAGLWFWLCCALLGLGGLAAGVRQSSWWNLAAVPLAVVLSLLCAANSLNISTGYYPDVDAAVGDLSNAPVPQQMGLDEALTTVGRTTAGRVVAVEIPAEPSGFKHRRELVYLPPAWFRSKIRPKLPVVEMIGGQFAAPDNWIRAGEAIKTADAYAAAHNGYAPILVMVDATGNFKTDTECVNGKPGKAEDHLVKDIPPYIARTFNAATGPRSWAVVGWSMGGTCAVDLAVVHPEVFGHFVDISGDAGPNLGGKQATVDQLYGGDLAAWEAHDPATVLGRAKKDAYRNSGGYFLVGDQETGKHLSDAQALDKAARAAGLDTKLEVHPGKHDWQFGTFAFKQALPWLAQRTGLPGATG
- the smpB gene encoding SsrA-binding protein SmpB, which translates into the protein MAKETGKKLVAQNKKARHEYTILDTYECGMVLTGTEVKSLREGRANLVDGYAYIQGGEAWIDNVFIPEYAQGTWTNHSARRKRKLLLHKMEIRKIESKAKETGHTLVPLSLYFKDGRAKLELALAVGKKLYDKRQTLRERQDRLESARAVAAARRRQG